Within Dictyostelium discoideum AX4 chromosome 4 chromosome, whole genome shotgun sequence, the genomic segment aaaaaatatttatatccctttaataaatttttattttttttaattatatcttttaatatttatttttttgataatttttttttttaaaaaattatctttttttttgttacaGTTAATtagttaaataaaattttcaatgatAAAAAAGGTTTAAAAACATAGATGATCCAATTATGGAAGgagtcaaaaaaaaaaaaataataacattaatgaaaaacggtttaaaaaaagattatatctattaaaaataacagTTAACTCTATCATTTATTAGAATGGGTAGCAACATATATTTCATcagaataattttaaaatttttaaatcgaGATTGtgtgtttttatatttttttttttaatatatttttttttttttaattatttaaataaatatttttttatttgtttgggggttatattattattttttttattttttttatttattaatttaattattatttattaatttaaaacttttaatttattttttatattatttaaaagttttttattattattctttttaacaAAATGGTAGGCCAAAGATATTGAAATCACAGCTACAAATGCTACAGAACCAATAATGATACCAGCTAACTGGCCAGAAGAAAGACCAGATTTTGAATAAgtacaaatattatttgaatttgagttTTTACTATGATCAATAAGTAGagaaaaatcttttttttttttttttttttaaaaatatataaataaaaaataaattagttattatttagaataattaaaaataattttaaaatttttaattattatttacccGGATCAATAATAACATATTCTTTATATTGAGGTATTGAAATTGCTATAAATAATTGATCTGAATGTGGTGTTGTGtctattgtttttaatgaattaaattctgatttttctaatattgtatttgaaattgattttggtaaaCCATCAATTAATGCTCTTTTTATGAATCTACCATATAATGAATGATCACctactttaatttttaagtaatttgaattatcaataGAATTTGTTTCACCAAATTCATTTCCAGAACAAATATCATTAGTTTTTGAAGATAAAAGAGATGCTGACATAATTAATTcaagttgatttaattgatttttaaaattataatttgaaaatgaaattgtatATTTTATAGTTGATGGATTCATAATGAGTGATTGATTTGcaaatgaaatatttgtttcttttgtAAACCATTGTAAAGTTGTATTTATataggttgttgttgttgaaattcCATCAATAGTAGTTGGTGGAACAATGATTGATGTTTGGTATAGGTtagtttcattattaatttttgtaagGTTCCacttttcaaaataatattcatttacaacctttgaattaaaatcaatttctcTAATTCCAATCAATGaaacaattgatttaaatgaataatcttgaatatttgatgttgatgttgaatttggtgttattataatttcagTGGTTGGGTCATTTGgatttggttttggttgtGGAATTATGATTACTTGTGAACTACAATCATTACCAATCCAAGGTGAATAGCAAACACATCCAACATTTGTTAAACAATAACCTTGATTTTTACCACCACAAATTGGTTCACCAAAACATAATTGTGGTGGATTTGTTGGTAATGGAGTTGTTGGTGTGGGTGTTGGAGGTAAATCATATgatatattgaaaatttttggTACAACTGTAAATTTGTTTGAAATGGAAATTAGATTTCCACTCATATCAAATTccataatataaattataaatggtTTTGTAGTTGCATTTACCATTACCGAAAAAGCACTAGAGTATACAGTAATTGGGGGTTgttcatatttatttaatgtttcAGTGTAATTGATATAAACAACAAATGAAGAATACATATTTCCATTAGGATCaataaaatctttataaaaattactACCCAATACCCATAATAAACCacctttttcattaattgtaCTTGTATCTGTAATAGTCATAGTATCAGgcataaaatcaataattaaaccATTATATCTATTTGTCCAACCATTTGATCCCAGTGTGTGAGAAGAGTAACCACTATAGTAtcctaaattatttataaatccataaacactaaaaataaattcactTCTAAAACCAAAACCATATGGTACATTAATACTACATGTATATCTACAAGTATTTATAGAAGATtgagaaaataattttgaataacatttaatagaatcaaaaaataatgtagATATGTAAATAATTGGAGTTTGATCAATTCTAATACCAGAATCCAAATCTGTTAcagtgaaattaaaattgaaaacacCATTTGGAAATTCATACATTTGGAAATCTGTTAAAAATGGAACTGTATTACCACCGGTATTTGAACAAAAGTTTGGGACAATTCTATTATTGAAATccataaaattaatgaacgGATTTTGAATTGGTTCTACAACATTACCATTTTCTGAAAATATAGCTCTATTCATTTGAGTATCATATAATTCAACATATGTGATTGAATAATTTTGTGGAACACATGATAAAGGGATTGGTATccataattgataaaaaccagatttatcatcaccacttgataatttaacattaatttcatttcgAAGTAACTGTCTCTTATAATTTTGTCCTGTTGGTTCTAAATAGAAAATATAAGTTGAACTATCTAATTCACctgaaattttaatagtaccatttttaaaaccattgATTGGatcataaatattaattttcaaaccAACTTCAAGACTAGTTGAAATTAcacttaaattatttattacagGACCATATCCATCATAATTTTTACTAATACAAGTTAATTGAACTGATTTTGATAGGTATGAACTAAAAAGTGTTGCTAAATTTCCATCAACGATATCTTTTATATATGACCATCCACCAAATACTAATTTCCAAGGAATAACTCCACTTTGAGTATTTGATggtatttcaaattcaacttgaaataatttaattgttgaattccattttgaataataaacTTTACCAATACCATCATTCtctatttgatttaatgaaaCCCTatctaataattgaaaacCAATAACTCTTTCcttttcaattggttttgtaaaattaaaataaattatatttgaaaCTGTTTTATTAGTAATATCAACAACTTGATGTAAATAACTTAAATCActtattgaaaatatatcaacatctaaaattaataaataataattataatttgttaatataaatttaaaataaaatgtaaaaaattctttttttttttttttttttttttttttcaaaaaaatttacctTGTAATTTTGGTGGGTATGGTATTCTTTTTAGTGATTTTGGACTTGTAAtttcaccaattttaaaatcttgaGTATATCCATAAATATCTTCATATGTTATTATCTCTGGATAATGTAAAAATGTATCAATTACTATTTCATAGGTATAATAATCTGTTGAAATAAAGGTATCCATTGAAGTTGATTGTGCAACCAATCTTTCATGACcatattctttattattaataataaaacattttaGCATTAAAGTTTTGTCTATTTggatttgaaataaatatttaaattcaaataaatgaataacaTCTACTGAATATAATGTTGGTTGTTTTATAACAGCTATTGttatgaaaatataaaaataatattaatattaatatttttcatttaaattttaaaataagaatataaaaattaataaataaccTTACAAATTGGAGATGgaatgttaaaaaaataattaaatggtTGAATTGAAAAACGACGAGTCTTTGAAGTTTCATTTGGTAAAAGGAATGATATTGAAAGTGAAAAtccttttaaatttgaaccaTCTTCAAAACCAAATGGAAaagtttcttttaataacCCCTTGTCATATATTTCATATGTATACACTGAAAGATCATACTTTGAAACATTGATAAATTGTGTTAGAATTAAATTTCCTTTCGGAGTCAACAAAATATGAGACTCAACGAAAATATAgttaaaaaccaaaaatttttctttttttttttttttaaaaaaaaataatatgtttgttaaaaaaataaataaataaataaataaattaataaataaattaataaataaataaataaataaataaataaataaataaataaataaaattaataataccaattatatatatatcgtTTGAACCAATAGAACTCCTCAAAGTTTCATTATAATAAACATAAACATTAGCATTCgaattttttacaaataaatatccaACTGGATTTATATACGTTGTTGtaccattaattgaaaagattggttttggttcattaattgaaaaatcattgtttacaaaaataataattggatCAATATCTGTAGTTTGAGTTGAAACTGTTTGCAATGGTCCAAACCCATTACCCATTACTTGATATGAAGTAGTTCCAGGTGGATATGTTTCTAATTGATATGAAAATTCGTCACTATTTCCTCTtgctataattttttttttttttttttttttttttttttttttttttttagaaaattaattaatattggaaaattaaattagatatttaaaaaaaaaaaaaaaaaaaaaaaataagaaatacATTACATTCATAAAGATATggaattataatattataccAAGATTCACCACCATCTGacacattaaaaaaattaaattccatATTACCACCAGTATAAAATggttcaataataattttaaatgaattatatGAAATTGGGGAAAATGCCCTCTCTGCATGTGGGTCTTGTAATCCATTTAATGGTCCATTTAAtccatcaattattaatattgcaCAACCATCATCTGTAAATCTATTTGATCTTAAATTTGGATATACCCTAAAtttcatattattaaaatcaatagctacataaattttttttttttttttttttttttttttttttttttttaaaaaaaaattaatatttattattttaaataaaaaaaaaaaaaagtattaaaaaaaataaaataaaataaaataaaataaaataaaataaaataatttacctaaacaattaaaattaatagttaAAATGTCCTCACCATTATCGACCTCACCAGTGAAATTTCCAATTGGAAAATTCCAAAGTTTAAcagtgaaaataataaaagaatcaTTTCTAATATTTGGTTCTCCTGTGGTATTATAAAAACTTGTAAATTTTAAACCACTTGCAATTGgtgataaaaattcaaacttAAAATCACAAACGGGGTCATTAGATCCTAattgatatttattataagTTGAAAACTTTTGATCAGATAcatctattatttttgttttaactgaaattaaattgtttaaaaaaaaaaataataataacagtgtttgaatgatttttattttgcgATCCATTTAGAAAAATAATGAGAAATgaccatttaaaaaaaaaaaaaaaaacaattgctttgagggaaaaaaaaaaaaaagaaaaaaaaaatcaaaaaaaaaagtcaaaaaaaaaaaatctaaaaaataatttaatgaagATATTTTcctgataaaaaaaaaaaaaaaattcgaagaacaaataaaaaccatatctaaaaaaatattttttttttttttttttttttctctttaatgataattcttattttaatttttatttttttttattaaccatcattctttttcaattttttttgaccagatattaaaaaaaaaaattggaaaaaatatttatctttttttttttattttaaaaggtATGGTGAAAActcttttttaatctttttttaataaaaaaaaaaaaaaaacttaaatttacattatttgcaaatcaaaaaaaaaattaaaatagaaattaattttttcttttttattttcattttatttaataaccaattctttgaataatttttttatttttttttttttttttattttccactttttttttttttttttttttttttttgatttttattttttttaaaaaaaaataattatataaaaatttccATAGAAATTATGCAAGATAATAGTGAtaaattattctttaaaGTATGGAAAAATATAGTAATTAGGAATGAAATAATTAGAAATAttagattatttaaagaacATAGTG encodes:
- a CDS encoding EGF-like domain-containing protein produces the protein MDRKIKIIQTLLLLFFFLNNLISVKTKIIDVSDQKFSTYNKYQLGSNDPVCDFKFEFLSPIASGLKFTSFYNTTGEPNIRNDSFIIFTVKLWNFPIGNFTGEVDNGEDILTINFNCLAIDFNNMKFRVYPNLRSNRFTDDGCAILIIDGLNGPLNGLQDPHAERAFSPISYNSFKIIIEPFYTGGNMEFNFFNVSDGGESWYNIIIPYLYESRGNSDEFSYQLETYPPGTTSYQVMGNGFGPLQTVSTQTTDIDPIIIFVNNDFSINEPKPIFSINGTTTYINPVGYLFVKNSNANVYVYYNETLRSSIGSNDIYIIEKFLVFNYIFVESHILLTPKGNLILTQFINVSKYDLSVYTYEIYDKGLLKETFPFGFEDGSNLKGFSLSISFLLPNETSKTRRFSIQPFNYFFNIPSPISVIKQPTLYSVDVIHLFEFKYLFQIQIDKTLMLKCFIINNKEYGHERLVAQSTSMDTFISTDYYTYEIVIDTFLHYPEIITYEDIYGYTQDFKIGEITSPKSLKRIPYPPKLQDVDIFSISDLSYLHQVVDITNKTVSNIIYFNFTKPIEKERVIGFQLLDRVSLNQIENDGIGKVYYSKWNSTIKLFQVEFEIPSNTQSGVIPWKLVFGGWSYIKDIVDGNLATLFSSYLSKSVQLTCISKNYDGYGPVINNLSVISTSLEVGLKINIYDPINGFKNGTIKISGELDSSTYIFYLEPTGQNYKRQLLRNEINVKLSSGDDKSGFYQLWIPIPLSCVPQNYSITYVELYDTQMNRAIFSENGNVVEPIQNPFINFMDFNNRIVPNFCSNTGGNTVPFLTDFQMYEFPNGVFNFNFTVTDLDSGIRIDQTPIIYISTLFFDSIKCYSKLFSQSSINTCRYTCSINVPYGFGFRSEFIFSVYGFINNLGYYSGYSSHTLGSNGWTNRYNGLIIDFMPDTMTITDTSTINEKGGLLWVLGSNFYKDFIDPNGNMYSSFVVYINYTETLNKYEQPPITVYSSAFSVMVNATTKPFIIYIMEFDMSGNLISISNKFTVVPKIFNISYDLPPTPTPTTPLPTNPPQLCFGEPICGGKNQGYCLTNVGCVCYSPWIGNDCSSQVIIIPQPKPNPNDPTTEIIITPNSTSTSNIQDYSFKSIVSLIGIREIDFNSKVVNEYYFEKWNLTKINNETNLYQTSIIVPPTTIDGISTTTTYINTTLQWFTKETNISFANQSLIMNPSTIKYTISFSNYNFKNQLNQLELIMSASLLSSKTNDICSGNEFGETNSIDNSNYLKIKVGDHSLYGRFIKRALIDGLPKSISNTILEKSEFNSLKTIDTTPHSDQLFIAISIPQYKEYVIIDPDFSLLIDHSKNSNSNNICTYSKSGLSSGQLAGIIIGSVAFVAVISISLAYHFVKKNNNKKLLNNIKNKLKVLN